A section of the Clostridium sp. TW13 genome encodes:
- the trpD gene encoding anthranilate phosphoribosyltransferase, producing the protein MSINKAISKLIQKQTLTEEESRAAINEIMRGEATESQIGAFLMGLRIKGESSEEILGAVKALRDNMVALDTDEESLIDTCGTGGDGGKTFNISTAVAIVAASGGVKVAKHGNKAVSSKSGSADVLNELGIKTDFSVEESKRNIKEKGMAFLFAPNYHKAMKNVASVRKELGVRTIFNIIGPLANPAPIKGQLLGIYDSDLAESIGSVLFQLGLERALVVHGDDGLDEITTTTTTTVCEVSKEGTVIYKISPEQYGIHKAFLEDIKGGESKENAEIILNILKGAKGAKRDIVVLNSAAALYVGKKVDSIEEGVKMAEELIDLGLAYEKYQQLKEDLSGVKQG; encoded by the coding sequence ATGAGTATAAATAAAGCAATAAGCAAACTTATACAGAAACAGACTCTTACAGAGGAAGAATCTAGGGCAGCAATAAACGAGATTATGAGGGGAGAAGCTACAGAATCACAAATAGGTGCATTTTTGATGGGGTTAAGGATCAAAGGTGAAAGTTCAGAGGAGATTTTAGGTGCAGTAAAGGCTCTAAGGGATAATATGGTGGCGTTAGATACAGATGAGGAAAGTTTAATTGATACCTGTGGAACAGGAGGTGATGGAGGTAAAACCTTTAATATTTCTACAGCAGTTGCTATAGTGGCAGCCAGTGGTGGAGTAAAGGTTGCAAAGCATGGAAATAAAGCAGTTTCAAGCAAATCAGGCAGTGCAGATGTTTTGAATGAGCTTGGTATAAAAACTGACTTTAGTGTGGAGGAAAGTAAGCGGAATATTAAAGAAAAGGGAATGGCATTCCTTTTTGCTCCTAATTATCATAAGGCTATGAAAAATGTTGCGAGTGTTCGAAAAGAGTTAGGTGTAAGAACAATTTTTAATATCATAGGACCTCTAGCAAATCCAGCTCCGATAAAAGGACAATTATTAGGAATATATGATAGTGATTTAGCAGAGAGTATAGGATCTGTATTGTTTCAGCTTGGATTAGAAAGAGCACTAGTTGTACATGGAGATGATGGTCTTGATGAGATAACAACAACTACAACAACTACTGTATGTGAGGTGAGTAAGGAAGGAACTGTTATATATAAGATTTCTCCAGAGCAATATGGTATCCATAAGGCTTTCTTGGAAGATATAAAAGGTGGAGAGTCTAAGGAAAATGCTGAAATAATATTAAATATTTTAAAAGGGGCAAAGGGAGCTAAAAGAGATATCGTAGTTTTAAACAGTGCAGCCGCACTTTATGTAGGAAAAAAAGTGGATAGTATTGAGGAAGGAGTAAAAATGGCTGAGGAATTAATTGATTTAGGGTTAGCCTATGAAAAATATCAGCAGCTTAAAGAAGATTTAAGTGGGGTGAAGCAAGGTTGA
- the trpE gene encoding anthranilate synthase component I has protein sequence MINISEEQFKQKRESGKDFSVISEFRGDEVTPIKIFQGLRGRRKFIFESGSKENFFGRYSFIGENPYKEVVGNTENELREIRQEISREFDVSCNMFSFKGGAIGYLGYDSIALYEKRLQFKNPDELSLPIIRFNFYSRYICYDHFTHKVYVIDNVFNDESREYFQILKEQKQYINSLLCTPHELCEEVKHMKVEFEFNTTKEEFIDNVVKAKEYIQAGDIFQVVLSQKMKCKTEKSFLEIYRRMREENPSPYMFLIDYEEYQVIGSSPERLVAVKNNVVSTNPIAGTRKRGKDEVQDKALEKELLEDEKELAEHVMLVDLGRNDIGKVSKIGSVEVKDFMQVEKFSHVMHITSTVEGQLSSDEDAFSALTACLPVGTVSGAPKIRAMEIIEELEKYKRGIYSGAVGYFSYGGDMDMSIAIRTLILKNKVAYLQAGAGIVYDSVPEKEFEEIQNKLMVLKEVLR, from the coding sequence ATGATTAATATTTCAGAGGAACAGTTTAAGCAAAAAAGAGAAAGTGGAAAGGATTTTTCAGTAATAAGTGAATTTAGGGGAGATGAAGTCACTCCTATAAAGATTTTTCAAGGACTTAGAGGAAGAAGAAAATTTATTTTCGAAAGTGGAAGTAAGGAAAACTTTTTTGGAAGATATTCATTTATTGGGGAAAATCCTTATAAGGAAGTTGTGGGAAATACAGAAAATGAACTTAGGGAGATAAGACAAGAAATAAGTAGAGAATTTGATGTAAGCTGTAATATGTTTTCCTTTAAAGGGGGAGCTATAGGGTATCTAGGGTATGATTCAATAGCTTTGTATGAGAAAAGATTGCAGTTTAAGAATCCAGATGAATTAAGTTTGCCCATTATTAGATTTAACTTTTACTCTAGATATATCTGTTATGATCATTTTACTCATAAGGTCTACGTTATAGATAATGTCTTCAATGATGAAAGCAGAGAATATTTTCAAATACTTAAAGAGCAAAAACAATATATAAACAGCCTTCTATGCACACCACACGAACTCTGTGAGGAAGTTAAACATATGAAAGTTGAATTTGAGTTTAATACCACGAAAGAAGAATTTATTGATAACGTGGTTAAAGCCAAGGAATATATTCAGGCAGGAGATATCTTTCAAGTGGTACTTTCTCAGAAAATGAAATGTAAAACTGAAAAATCATTTTTAGAGATATACAGGAGGATGAGAGAAGAAAATCCATCACCATATATGTTTTTAATAGATTATGAGGAATATCAAGTTATAGGGTCATCACCAGAAAGGCTGGTTGCTGTAAAAAACAATGTGGTTAGTACAAACCCTATAGCAGGAACAAGAAAAAGAGGTAAGGATGAAGTTCAAGATAAGGCTTTAGAAAAAGAACTGTTAGAAGATGAAAAAGAGTTAGCAGAACATGTGATGCTAGTTGACCTAGGAAGAAATGATATAGGTAAAGTAAGTAAAATAGGTAGTGTTGAAGTAAAAGATTTTATGCAGGTTGAGAAGTTTTCACATGTAATGCATATAACCAGCACTGTTGAAGGGCAGTTAAGCAGTGATGAAGACGCGTTCAGTGCTTTAACAGCTTGTTTACCTGTAGGCACTGTATCAGGAGCACCAAAGATAAGAGCAATGGAGATAATAGAGGAGCTGGAGAAATATAAAAGAGGAATTTATTCAGGAGCAGTTGGGTATTTCTCATATGGTGGGGACATGGATATGAGTATAGCTATAAGAACATTGATATTAAAGAATAAAGTGGCGTATTTGCAAGCAGGGGCTGGAATAGTTTATGATTCTGTACCTGAAAAAGAATTTGAGGAGATTCAGAATAAGTTAATGGTGCTAAAGGAGGTATTAAGATGA
- a CDS encoding anthranilate synthase component II — protein MIVLIDNYDSFTFNLYQYISEFHEVEVYRNDDITPEEILKLQPNGIVISPGAGTPKDAGISIDVVKRLGHRIPILGVCLGHQVIAEAYGGKVVRAREVFHGKSSKIKVKGDDIFAGVSRKIDVMRYHSLIVERVSLPEELEIIGETIENGDIMALKHKTNLVFGVQFHPESIYTLHGKKIIRNFVEGICNEYK, from the coding sequence ATGATAGTTTTGATTGATAATTATGATTCCTTTACTTTTAATTTGTATCAGTATATAAGTGAGTTTCATGAGGTTGAGGTTTATAGAAATGATGATATAACGCCAGAGGAAATACTAAAACTTCAACCTAATGGAATAGTAATTTCTCCAGGGGCTGGAACACCAAAGGATGCAGGAATATCTATAGACGTAGTGAAAAGATTGGGACATAGGATTCCAATACTAGGAGTGTGCTTAGGGCATCAGGTAATAGCTGAAGCTTATGGTGGCAAAGTCGTACGTGCTAGAGAAGTTTTTCATGGTAAAAGTTCGAAAATTAAAGTTAAAGGTGATGATATTTTTGCTGGAGTTAGCAGGAAAATAGATGTAATGAGATATCATTCATTAATAGTTGAAAGAGTATCTTTACCAGAGGAACTTGAGATAATTGGAGAAACGATTGAAAATGGAGATATTATGGCTCTTAAGCATAAAACCAACCTTGTTTTTGGAGTGCAGTTTCACCCAGAATCAATTTATACATTACATGGGAAAAAGATAATTAGAAATTTTGTGGAGGGGATTTGTAATGAGTATAAATAA